From bacterium, a single genomic window includes:
- the trxB gene encoding thioredoxin-disulfide reductase has translation MEKKVRKITIIGSGPAGFTAAIYAGRANLAPLVFEGHQPGGQLTITTEVENYPGFPKGVMGPEMMEMLREQAKRFGAECMFRSIEKVDFSQRPFKLVDDSGEEHWSETVIVATGASAKLLGLPKEKELMGYGVSACATCDGFFFKGKNIMVVGGGDTAMEEATYLTRFANEVTLVHRRKEFRASKIMLDRAKNNPKIKFIYDSVVEDVVGDQESHIKGIKLRNLVTKELTEVTTQGLFIAIGHKPNTDIFKGFLDMDENGYIVTQAKSTKTNIPGVFACGDAQDNYYRQAITAAGTGCMAAIDAERFLAH, from the coding sequence ATGGAAAAAAAAGTTCGAAAAATCACGATCATCGGATCGGGACCAGCAGGATTTACGGCGGCAATTTACGCAGGTCGTGCTAACTTAGCTCCGCTTGTTTTTGAAGGGCATCAGCCGGGTGGACAATTGACGATCACGACGGAAGTGGAAAATTATCCCGGTTTCCCCAAAGGAGTCATGGGGCCGGAAATGATGGAAATGTTGCGTGAGCAGGCGAAACGGTTCGGTGCGGAATGTATGTTTCGTTCAATCGAGAAAGTCGATTTTTCACAGAGACCGTTTAAATTGGTGGATGATTCCGGCGAAGAACATTGGAGCGAAACGGTGATCGTCGCGACGGGTGCATCGGCGAAATTGCTCGGCTTACCGAAAGAAAAAGAATTGATGGGCTATGGCGTTTCAGCGTGTGCGACCTGTGATGGTTTTTTCTTCAAAGGTAAAAACATCATGGTTGTTGGCGGTGGCGATACGGCAATGGAGGAGGCGACGTACCTGACGCGTTTTGCAAATGAAGTGACGCTCGTGCACCGTCGAAAGGAATTTCGCGCATCCAAGATCATGCTTGATCGTGCAAAAAATAATCCGAAAATTAAGTTCATTTACGATTCGGTTGTCGAAGACGTGGTCGGCGATCAAGAGTCTCACATCAAAGGCATCAAATTACGCAATCTTGTAACGAAAGAACTCACGGAAGTTACGACGCAAGGCCTTTTTATTGCCATTGGCCACAAACCCAACACGGATATCTTCAAAGGTTTTCTCGACATGGATGAGAACGGTTATATCGTGACTCAGGCGAAATCGACGAAGACCAATATCCCAGGAGTATTTGCATGCGGCGATGCTCAGGATAATTATTACCGTCAGGCGATTACGGCGGCGGGCACGGGCTGCATGGCGGCGATCGACGCTGAACGGTTTTTAGCGCATTGA
- the aroE gene encoding shikimate dehydrogenase, giving the protein MNSISEINGSTTLYGLIGHPVHHSFSPLIHNTAFKTLHLNSRYFAWDVERGQLRRALSGAQALGVKGLNVTVPHKNQVAKYLDSVTPEARLIGAVNTIVFQNGKSYGDNTDYSGFAGSLQFAKKELRNAEVLIFGAGGSARAAVYALMTHYQCRRIIINNRTKKNTIQLIRQFSKLNRSTQLDLGLLKEISGRQFQLIINATSVGLNSETSLVQPEFFRKDQLVYDLIYNPIETTFLRHAKSAGAKTVNGIEMLIRQAAEAFRIWTGRAMPLDAVRPVLQNFIANILENRPI; this is encoded by the coding sequence TTGAATTCGATTTCTGAAATAAATGGTTCAACAACGCTTTATGGCTTGATTGGCCATCCGGTGCATCATTCCTTTTCGCCGTTAATTCACAATACGGCATTCAAAACCCTGCATTTAAATTCACGGTATTTTGCATGGGATGTTGAGCGCGGCCAATTGCGCCGTGCGCTTTCAGGGGCACAGGCGTTGGGCGTCAAAGGACTCAATGTTACTGTTCCGCATAAAAATCAAGTGGCAAAATATCTCGATAGTGTGACTCCTGAAGCGCGATTGATCGGCGCTGTTAATACGATTGTCTTTCAAAATGGAAAGAGTTATGGAGACAATACCGATTATTCGGGATTCGCCGGTTCTCTGCAATTTGCAAAAAAAGAATTACGTAATGCAGAGGTGTTGATTTTTGGCGCGGGAGGCAGTGCCAGAGCCGCTGTGTATGCGTTAATGACACATTATCAATGCCGGCGAATTATAATCAATAATCGGACAAAGAAAAATACTATTCAGTTAATTCGTCAGTTTTCAAAATTAAATCGATCGACCCAACTGGACTTGGGACTTTTGAAAGAAATCTCAGGCAGGCAATTTCAATTGATTATCAATGCGACTTCTGTTGGTTTAAACAGTGAGACATCGTTGGTTCAGCCGGAATTTTTCAGAAAGGATCAGTTGGTGTACGATCTGATCTACAATCCTATCGAAACGACTTTCCTCAGACACGCTAAATCAGCCGGCGCAAAGACTGTCAATGGAATCGAAATGCTGATAAGACAGGCTGCAGAAGCCTTTAGAATATGGACAGGGCGTGCCATGCCTTTAGACGCAGTGCGGCCGGTGCTGCAAAATTTTATTGCAAATATTCTGGAAAATAGGCCGATATAA